The nucleotide window TTTCCTTCTTTTTTTTGAAAAAAAGGTTAGAAAAATCGACAAATTTCTTTGATATCGATTGCCTTCCTTACACCTATATTGTACCCGATAATTGTTGCAGTAATCACACAAACGTATGAATAGTTTGTTACAAATGAGTGAAGATGCGTATGCTATGAGTACAAATCATTTCTAGATGAGAGAAGAACGCGCCAAGGAGAATGTTTATGTTGAAAAAGTTTATATTCGCCTCGCTATGCGGTCTCGTGCTTATCGTGCTGTTTTTTTGGATGGATCACGACGTAAAAGCAGGCAAGCAAACATACGTACAAACACATCCGCTCGTCATATCACCGGTGCATACAGGAGACTTGCGGTTATATACAGAAGGTCAAACCTTTTATCATGCATTGTTTCATGATATAGAAAAAGCGCGTCATTCAATCTATATCCACTTTTTTATTATTGGCAACGATCATATCAGCAAATCCTTTCTCGAACTGCTAGAGAAGCGGGCCAAACAAGGTATCCGTGTCAAATTATCAGCGGACTTGCTGGGCGCACATAGCATCACGCTTGATATGTTGAAGCGCATGCACCGAAATGGTATTGAATTCACCTATAGTCGCAAAGTACATTGGCAGCATCCTTTTTATACATTACACCGGCGTAACCATCGGCGGATTGCCGTAATAGATGGCACAATCTCCTATATTGGGGGATTTAATATCGGCAAAGAGTATTTAGGTAAGAACAAAAAACTCGGAAAGTGGCGAGACTACCAAATACGTATCGTTGGAACTGGTGCCTTTGAGGCACAACGACAATTTTTAAAAGATTGGGAAGAAGACACAGGTGAGGTAATCAAACCTGTAGCGACTGCACAGCCGCCCGGTAAGGTACCGCATCAATACCTATACACTTCCGGTACGGGACTTGAGAAGCACATGCTCCAACAAATCCAAGGTGCAGCACAATCCATTATAATTGCCAATCCATACTTTGCTCCCTCCAAACGTGTGACTGCAGAACTGACAGAGGCACTGCGCCGGGGTGTGCAGGTGAAGATTTTAGTAACGAAAAAAACGGATGCTTGGTTCACACAACCGCCT belongs to Ectobacillus sp. JY-23 and includes:
- a CDS encoding phosphatidylserine/phosphatidylglycerophosphate/cardiolipin synthase family protein produces the protein MLKKFIFASLCGLVLIVLFFWMDHDVKAGKQTYVQTHPLVISPVHTGDLRLYTEGQTFYHALFHDIEKARHSIYIHFFIIGNDHISKSFLELLEKRAKQGIRVKLSADLLGAHSITLDMLKRMHRNGIEFTYSRKVHWQHPFYTLHRRNHRRIAVIDGTISYIGGFNIGKEYLGKNKKLGKWRDYQIRIVGTGAFEAQRQFLKDWEEDTGEVIKPVATAQPPGKVPHQYLYTSGTGLEKHMLQQIQGAAQSIIIANPYFAPSKRVTAELTEALRRGVQVKILVTKKTDAWFTQPPAYIALQTLTKHGAKVYEYQKGFFHGKVMITDNKTLEIGTSNWDQRSFFINDESNCIIYDKDAIEMVHVALRKDFGDAKEMKHADFKNLPLWVRVLRHTPERIVYYL